From a single Methylacidiphilum kamchatkense Kam1 genomic region:
- a CDS encoding universal stress protein — MISKILLFENVPFSLRMAALLASKLRAELLGLFIEDVNLLRLSSLPFAFETEIHSALTRSLEPESLLRRFRTMASQMEQQIAAIAKELNIPWSFQTARGFLWMELIEAAKNCDLIIVSQKGPFSNFLSFYEDPLFQLLEEAKKPVLFLPSDKPLGPPFGVLINPSKDFLPILTFAANLAKKFNGGLTLFVFNGTLSSAQKNYVEALASDMAQLSVIEGLGKDPMALASTIAEEKIGLLIFSMSGIDLKKATLKDLLRKLNCLVLLSP, encoded by the coding sequence ATGATAAGTAAAATCCTTCTTTTCGAAAACGTACCGTTTTCACTTAGAATGGCAGCATTGCTGGCCTCTAAGCTTAGAGCAGAACTGTTAGGTTTATTCATTGAGGATGTCAATCTTCTAAGGCTTAGCTCTCTGCCTTTTGCCTTTGAAACAGAGATCCATTCGGCTCTAACAAGATCCCTAGAACCAGAATCCCTTCTTAGAAGATTTCGAACAATGGCAAGCCAAATGGAACAACAAATAGCGGCCATTGCCAAAGAACTCAACATCCCCTGGTCCTTTCAGACCGCCCGGGGTTTTCTTTGGATGGAACTCATCGAAGCAGCAAAAAACTGTGATCTTATCATCGTCTCTCAAAAAGGACCCTTTTCTAATTTTCTATCTTTTTATGAAGACCCCCTTTTTCAATTGCTAGAAGAAGCCAAAAAACCCGTGCTTTTCCTTCCATCTGACAAACCCCTGGGACCGCCTTTTGGAGTGTTGATCAATCCTTCCAAAGATTTCCTTCCCATTCTTACTTTTGCCGCAAACCTCGCAAAAAAGTTCAACGGCGGCCTAACCCTCTTTGTCTTCAATGGGACTCTGTCCTCAGCCCAAAAAAATTATGTCGAAGCGCTGGCTAGCGACATGGCTCAACTCTCCGTTATTGAAGGCTTAGGGAAAGATCCAATGGCTCTTGCCTCTACTATTGCTGAAGAAAAAATAGGCTTGCTGATTTTTTCTATGAGTGGCATCGACTTAAAAAAAGCCACTTTGAAGGACTTACTGCGGAAGCTTAACTGTCTGGTCTTGTTATCTCCTTAA
- a CDS encoding class I SAM-dependent methyltransferase, with translation MNFEQLLTQWNDLVPTLQTLNLAYLGVTTGVFDALHTHRKLSIESLEEKTGIESEYLKRFCMAAYAFGFLDKTEALYSLSSLGQLFVDENTKQKVLPAVFQSVFYPLMTSQILKFAKTGGHLHTFPPFEDPGVFPWMWAMMEHKFSSLFLNEVLPKIPFIEEIDRQGGVVVDIGCGNGWLLRSLAKRFSKLKGIGIDVSREGVEQAQALSAGQKERLQFIFADFFACSLPPKVSLFTFSRTLHHLWSEKSRLVEKLAAHLDSDSKVLVWEPLWPEKLDYLKQEKIKPIAFQNLHENVEGNRLLGANEIEGFLEACGLSVKKFLLENGLDAIFIGTKD, from the coding sequence ATGAATTTCGAACAGCTCTTGACTCAATGGAATGATCTTGTCCCCACGCTTCAAACTTTAAACCTTGCCTATCTTGGAGTAACCACTGGCGTTTTTGACGCTTTACATACCCACAGAAAGCTCTCCATAGAAAGTCTAGAAGAAAAAACCGGAATCGAATCTGAATATTTAAAGAGATTTTGTATGGCCGCATATGCTTTTGGATTTCTCGATAAAACGGAAGCTCTCTATTCTCTTTCTTCGTTGGGGCAGCTCTTTGTCGATGAAAATACCAAGCAGAAGGTGCTTCCTGCTGTGTTTCAATCCGTTTTCTATCCTTTGATGACTTCTCAAATCTTGAAGTTCGCCAAAACAGGAGGACATCTCCACACCTTTCCGCCATTTGAAGATCCTGGGGTTTTTCCATGGATGTGGGCCATGATGGAGCATAAGTTTTCTTCTCTCTTCCTGAATGAAGTGCTGCCGAAGATTCCTTTTATTGAAGAGATTGACCGGCAGGGAGGGGTGGTTGTGGATATTGGCTGTGGCAATGGGTGGCTTTTAAGAAGCCTTGCAAAAAGATTTTCAAAACTCAAAGGGATTGGTATCGATGTAAGCAGAGAAGGAGTGGAGCAAGCACAGGCACTTTCTGCAGGGCAAAAAGAAAGACTCCAATTTATTTTTGCAGACTTTTTTGCATGTTCTTTGCCTCCAAAAGTTTCTTTGTTTACTTTTAGCCGTACCCTGCACCACTTGTGGTCAGAAAAAAGTCGGCTCGTTGAAAAATTAGCTGCCCATCTAGATTCAGATTCGAAGGTTTTGGTTTGGGAACCTCTTTGGCCAGAAAAACTGGATTACCTTAAGCAAGAAAAAATAAAACCCATTGCTTTTCAAAATTTGCATGAAAATGTGGAAGGGAATCGATTACTTGGAGCGAACGAAATAGAAGGATTTCTGGAAGCATGCGGGTTGTCTGTTAAAAAATTCCTGCTGGAAAATGGCCTAGATGCAATCTTCATTGGGACTAAGGATTGA
- a CDS encoding Lon protease family protein, translating into MSSPAPLTRDQIDTQLDFQHIPYESTAEMPVEIHFIGQQRAYDAFDFGLSVSKPGYNIFVMGPPGIGKKAFLEKILQERAATGPLPSDWCYVFNFEEENKPKAIAFAAGKASEFAEDMARLVDDLKIGIPSIFESDEYRTRAQEIEQEFLDRREEALNQLREKAQKEGIALLQTPAGIAFAPFKGGEVLDPEKYNALPEEEKRRIEAAIRKLQEELTAILRQIPKWRKEAQNKLRELNRSYIQGLVSSLFEELKAKYKKMEAVLLHLEEIQKDVLKNAENFRLPRESEIPPIPGMSGPSQSMEFFLKRYKVNVIVDHSKSKGIPIVFEDNPTFVNIIGRIEHIAQMGALLTDFTLIRPGALHRSNGGYLIVDALRVLSHPYSWEGLKRALRSQQIKIEPLGEALGLLSTVSLEPQPIPLNLKVILIGDRLIYYLLYQFDPEFKDLFKITADFSEEFDASPQNLLPYCQLIASLCHSHGIAPLEKSALRLIVKQSLRFSQDAKKFSLNIRKILDLLEESEYWRKKENAQLISAGHVRSAIVSSYRRINRIEEQLKESIQRQILLVETKGSKVGQINGLAVIDMGNFMFGYPTKITARVRFGNGHVIDIEREVKLSGPIHSKGVLILSGFLAGRYLPEEPLSLSATLAFEQSYSLVEGDSASAAELCALLSALSEYPIYQSIAITGSINQLGEIQAIGGVNEKIEGFFDTCAARGLDGNNGVIIPWSNLQHLVLKEEVLEAVEKGLFKIYAVKTIDEAMEILTGIPAGERDAQGKYPPESINGKVEAKLSQFAKRAQKFTSPDQKAESIAAEEKNDK; encoded by the coding sequence ATGTCCTCACCAGCCCCCCTTACTAGAGACCAAATAGACACACAGTTAGATTTTCAACACATTCCCTATGAGTCAACAGCTGAGATGCCTGTTGAGATCCATTTCATTGGACAACAAAGGGCCTACGATGCCTTTGACTTTGGGTTATCCGTTTCTAAACCGGGTTATAACATTTTTGTCATGGGACCTCCCGGAATAGGTAAAAAAGCCTTTTTAGAAAAGATTTTGCAAGAACGCGCTGCAACAGGGCCTCTGCCTTCCGATTGGTGTTATGTGTTTAATTTTGAAGAGGAAAACAAGCCCAAAGCCATAGCTTTTGCAGCTGGGAAAGCTTCAGAATTTGCTGAAGATATGGCTAGACTTGTCGACGATCTAAAAATAGGGATTCCCTCTATCTTTGAAAGCGACGAATATAGAACGAGAGCCCAAGAAATCGAACAAGAATTTCTTGATCGACGGGAAGAAGCCCTCAATCAACTGAGAGAAAAAGCTCAAAAAGAAGGGATCGCCCTTCTGCAGACCCCAGCTGGTATTGCTTTTGCTCCTTTTAAGGGGGGAGAAGTGCTTGATCCAGAGAAATACAATGCGTTGCCTGAAGAAGAAAAAAGAAGGATAGAAGCAGCCATTCGAAAGCTGCAAGAAGAACTCACGGCTATTCTCAGACAGATTCCAAAGTGGAGGAAAGAAGCTCAAAACAAACTGCGAGAACTCAACCGGAGTTATATTCAGGGGTTGGTTTCCAGTTTGTTTGAGGAGCTGAAAGCGAAGTACAAAAAAATGGAGGCAGTGTTACTTCATCTAGAGGAAATCCAAAAAGATGTTTTAAAAAACGCTGAAAATTTCCGTCTGCCCCGGGAATCTGAAATCCCTCCCATTCCCGGTATGTCTGGACCAAGCCAATCGATGGAATTTTTTCTTAAGCGCTATAAGGTGAACGTTATCGTTGATCATTCTAAATCCAAGGGCATCCCCATCGTCTTCGAAGATAATCCTACCTTTGTAAACATCATCGGCCGAATTGAACACATTGCTCAAATGGGCGCCCTCCTCACGGATTTCACACTGATCCGTCCTGGAGCCTTACACCGTTCCAATGGAGGCTATCTTATTGTGGATGCTTTACGGGTTCTTTCCCATCCTTATTCTTGGGAAGGACTAAAAAGGGCCTTACGCAGCCAACAGATTAAAATAGAGCCTTTAGGAGAAGCTTTAGGATTATTGAGCACGGTATCCCTGGAACCACAGCCTATTCCTTTAAATCTAAAGGTTATTCTGATCGGGGATCGGTTGATCTATTACCTGCTCTATCAATTTGATCCTGAGTTCAAAGACCTTTTCAAAATCACCGCTGATTTTAGCGAAGAATTCGATGCCTCTCCTCAAAATCTTCTTCCCTACTGTCAACTAATTGCTTCCCTCTGCCATAGCCATGGCATAGCTCCCCTCGAAAAGTCAGCCCTTCGGCTTATTGTTAAGCAGAGCTTAAGATTTTCTCAAGATGCAAAGAAATTTTCCCTAAATATACGAAAAATTCTGGATCTTTTAGAAGAAAGTGAGTACTGGAGAAAAAAAGAAAACGCTCAGTTAATTTCTGCAGGACATGTGCGATCAGCTATTGTATCTTCTTATAGAAGGATCAACCGGATAGAGGAACAATTAAAGGAATCGATCCAGCGCCAAATCCTACTCGTTGAGACCAAAGGAAGCAAGGTAGGACAAATCAATGGTCTAGCCGTTATAGATATGGGCAATTTTATGTTTGGCTATCCAACGAAAATCACAGCCAGAGTGAGATTTGGCAACGGGCATGTCATTGATATAGAAAGAGAAGTCAAATTGAGTGGTCCTATCCACTCCAAAGGAGTTCTTATTCTATCTGGCTTTCTGGCAGGCAGGTATTTGCCTGAGGAACCTCTATCGTTGAGTGCGACACTTGCTTTCGAACAATCCTACTCCCTTGTAGAAGGGGACAGTGCCTCAGCAGCAGAACTTTGTGCTCTTCTTTCTGCTCTTTCCGAGTATCCCATTTACCAATCCATTGCTATTACCGGGTCAATCAATCAACTTGGAGAAATCCAAGCTATTGGAGGGGTGAATGAAAAAATCGAAGGATTCTTTGATACCTGCGCTGCTAGGGGACTCGATGGGAACAATGGAGTCATTATTCCATGGTCGAACCTTCAACACCTTGTGTTGAAAGAGGAGGTACTGGAGGCTGTGGAAAAAGGACTCTTTAAGATATATGCGGTGAAAACAATTGATGAGGCGATGGAAATTCTTACTGGAATACCGGCCGGAGAACGAGACGCACAAGGAAAATATCCACCAGAAAGTATCAATGGTAAAGTCGAAGCAAAGTTATCTCAATTTGCAAAACGGGCTCAAAAATTTACTTCTCCAGACCAAAAAGCTGAGAGCATAGCTGCAGAAGAAAAAAATGATAAGTAA
- a CDS encoding energy transducer TonB, translating into MIALGGKESMEIRKKGIIGFIFSILLHAFVLFGFGSFFYQKAQYAMGGAVGFSQVELVEGASGKPEEKPEHPQDPVQPKMEEVQKREDFSLLENKKEETKAATPLAKAASNYGKGTVGKGKNARNLVRGNTSGGGGTSCSASPDFLHNPIPPYPEECRCRGQEGVVVLKVCVSPEGRPVSVQLTKSSGFLPMDRSALETVQRWKFNPAKMGGIPVTSYVIVPIRFKLVND; encoded by the coding sequence ATGATCGCATTGGGGGGCAAAGAAAGTATGGAAATAAGGAAAAAGGGGATTATTGGATTTATTTTCTCGATTCTGTTGCATGCATTCGTTTTGTTTGGTTTTGGATCATTCTTCTATCAAAAAGCACAGTATGCTATGGGCGGGGCTGTTGGTTTTTCTCAGGTAGAGCTAGTAGAAGGGGCCTCAGGAAAGCCTGAAGAAAAACCAGAACATCCTCAAGATCCGGTGCAGCCTAAAATGGAAGAAGTGCAGAAGAGAGAAGATTTTTCGTTGCTAGAAAACAAAAAAGAAGAGACAAAAGCTGCTACTCCACTTGCTAAAGCCGCTTCAAATTATGGGAAAGGTACTGTAGGAAAAGGAAAAAACGCAAGAAACCTGGTTCGTGGGAATACGAGTGGGGGAGGAGGGACTAGTTGTTCTGCTTCTCCTGATTTCCTGCATAATCCTATTCCGCCTTATCCTGAAGAATGTCGCTGTCGAGGACAAGAAGGAGTGGTTGTGTTAAAAGTTTGTGTGTCTCCAGAAGGTAGACCAGTAAGTGTCCAATTGACCAAAAGCTCAGGTTTCCTTCCCATGGATAGATCAGCGTTAGAAACCGTTCAACGGTGGAAGTTTAATCCTGCAAAGATGGGAGGCATACCCGTTACTTCTTATGTAATCGTTCCAATAAGATTCAAACTTGTAAATGATTAA
- a CDS encoding LysR family transcriptional regulator, whose protein sequence is MENDNDFIFQKIQGADTVELNPNHLLTLLKVIREKSVTRAAELLNLGQPAISARLRQLNMAVGEPLYRRKGHEVVLTPAGEGLMVFAVALEENMKKAEGYIRRLRGLSAGTLRIGATVTASNYYIPLSLVEFQKKFPGIRISVETAPTHELFRRMSDLDLGFVEDPIEEEVPETFQVRRWWKDQIVLIYWKDHPKADRWKNGVMLEEVVDYPIIWREPESGVRKTIEREIEKKGLRFKLCFEVSGADAVKEAVRAKMGIGFVARRVLEHSNSDLLFSEINPPHGVEWWINIIEPNDKMKSRATQALVDLCMKMSNRISETSEQKTKNQSLKNAVGKTA, encoded by the coding sequence ATGGAAAATGATAATGACTTTATTTTTCAGAAAATCCAGGGAGCAGATACAGTAGAGCTTAATCCCAATCACTTATTAACGCTCTTAAAAGTCATACGAGAAAAAAGTGTTACGCGGGCTGCAGAGCTCTTAAATCTTGGCCAGCCAGCCATTTCTGCGAGGCTTCGACAACTGAATATGGCTGTCGGCGAGCCTTTATACCGTAGAAAAGGGCATGAAGTGGTTCTTACTCCTGCGGGCGAAGGGCTAATGGTATTTGCTGTTGCCCTTGAAGAGAACATGAAAAAAGCCGAAGGATATATCCGAAGGTTGAGAGGATTGTCCGCTGGCACATTGCGTATTGGGGCTACGGTGACTGCATCTAATTATTATATTCCACTTTCTTTGGTGGAATTTCAAAAAAAGTTCCCAGGCATTCGTATTTCTGTTGAAACCGCTCCAACGCATGAGCTGTTCCGTAGAATGAGTGATTTGGATTTGGGTTTTGTAGAAGATCCTATCGAGGAGGAAGTCCCTGAGACTTTTCAAGTTAGAAGATGGTGGAAGGATCAGATTGTGTTGATTTACTGGAAGGATCATCCAAAGGCGGATCGGTGGAAAAATGGGGTAATGCTAGAAGAAGTGGTTGATTATCCAATTATATGGAGGGAGCCTGAATCTGGAGTAAGGAAAACGATTGAAAGAGAAATAGAAAAAAAGGGATTGCGATTTAAGTTATGTTTTGAAGTTAGTGGAGCAGATGCCGTAAAGGAAGCTGTCAGAGCAAAGATGGGCATTGGGTTTGTAGCTCGGCGTGTGCTTGAACATAGCAATTCAGATCTTCTCTTTAGTGAGATCAATCCTCCACACGGAGTAGAATGGTGGATAAACATCATTGAGCCTAACGACAAAATGAAAAGTCGTGCCACTCAAGCGCTTGTGGATCTTTGCATGAAGATGTCCAATAGGATTTCTGAAACTTCCGAGCAGAAAACTAAAAATCAATCACTAAAAAATGCTGTTGGAAAGACTGCTTAA
- a CDS encoding class I SAM-dependent methyltransferase: protein MTANTLIPFCHPILSLYPERLTPDSAWHSHIPFAFWVTAAAAPQLFVELGIYKLDSYCAFCQAVKYLHYPTACYGIDHWNGDENTPPVEKEEQELLESYHYPRYGSFSKLLSTSFDEALSFFKDGSIDLLHIDGSSTYPSVRHNFEQWLPKMSDRGIVLLHGTNARGKAYGSWLYWEEIKESYPYFHFLHGYGLGVLAVGKEIAEPLKPLFDLKKEDIDVVRSFFVRLGEGIEAIIRNEKLRKEKENLSRKIKELETNIQESAILRIQFKEKEKEATELAEKIKDLEEKEKEFCRNLSLLTKLPLEEPFDLSLTFNTLKEFISEQDHQLKTLNEQLQLLQKEKEALRQKEEELNKIKQQSAQEKTVSSIQSPIKTPKTSATIEQLKVVIEKEPTPFESAESLKKTQLHLSNLEKEFHTYQNRLIEEIRRINCLDAKRLEQQCKIYRKTAKKNSFFACLFNPKAREENKLFEKVLQLNLFDPDFYILQAPDVPKEEALRHYFREGYVADLNPNPYFDTAFYIKQNPEVTEQNINPLIHYIEEGAIKRKNPSPYFDTQYYLEQYPEVAEQQLNPLSHFLIQGRKEGRLSRPILKIGSRMRPNLMLREASNNPPCPVCGKELPIKTSSTPSYDQILCPYCYSKELDFELSKKLIEELNLPAKSLKEATESLQQTKLLLLGLSKPMQEILSGCKEAFSSPTLELQSPESIPSGSFDIGIGALPETFSYDNYPIFDEIYVALKPGGKFIFSLPLYASIPLTEKEKEGAEQTKITLSQALTNENKPTPIALQILEKLKESGFQLIKPSEVDPDLPLPKVIVMVKKSF, encoded by the coding sequence ATGACAGCAAATACTTTAATCCCATTTTGTCATCCTATCCTTTCTCTTTATCCTGAAAGACTCACACCTGATTCGGCCTGGCATAGCCACATTCCTTTTGCATTTTGGGTGACAGCCGCTGCCGCACCTCAGCTCTTCGTTGAACTTGGCATCTATAAACTAGACTCCTACTGTGCTTTTTGTCAGGCCGTCAAATATTTACACTATCCCACCGCCTGCTATGGCATTGATCACTGGAATGGGGATGAAAATACCCCTCCGGTAGAAAAAGAAGAGCAAGAACTACTCGAATCTTATCATTACCCTCGCTACGGTTCTTTTTCAAAACTCCTGTCCACTAGCTTCGATGAAGCACTTAGCTTTTTCAAAGATGGCTCCATAGACCTCCTGCATATCGATGGATCTTCCACCTATCCTTCCGTCCGCCATAATTTCGAACAATGGTTACCAAAGATGAGTGACCGAGGCATTGTTCTTCTTCATGGAACCAATGCCCGGGGAAAAGCCTATGGAAGCTGGTTGTATTGGGAAGAAATAAAAGAATCCTATCCTTACTTCCATTTTCTCCATGGCTATGGCCTCGGCGTCCTGGCCGTAGGAAAAGAAATAGCTGAGCCTTTAAAACCTTTGTTCGATCTTAAAAAAGAAGACATTGACGTGGTTCGCTCTTTTTTTGTCCGACTTGGAGAAGGAATCGAAGCCATAATAAGAAATGAAAAATTAAGAAAAGAAAAAGAAAATCTTTCTAGAAAAATTAAGGAGCTAGAGACCAATATTCAGGAAAGTGCAATTCTAAGAATTCAATTTAAAGAAAAAGAAAAAGAAGCTACTGAGCTAGCTGAAAAAATAAAAGACTTAGAAGAAAAAGAAAAAGAGTTCTGTCGCAATCTTTCTCTTCTCACAAAGCTCCCCTTAGAAGAACCATTCGATCTATCCCTTACTTTCAACACATTAAAGGAATTCATTTCTGAGCAGGATCATCAGCTCAAGACTCTGAACGAGCAACTGCAGCTCCTGCAGAAAGAAAAAGAAGCCTTACGACAAAAAGAAGAAGAGCTCAACAAAATAAAACAGCAGAGCGCCCAAGAAAAAACAGTCAGCAGTATACAAAGCCCAATCAAGACTCCAAAGACAAGTGCTACGATTGAACAACTCAAAGTCGTTATTGAAAAAGAGCCGACTCCATTTGAGTCTGCAGAAAGCTTAAAAAAGACACAACTACACTTATCCAACCTAGAAAAAGAATTTCATACTTATCAGAATCGATTGATTGAAGAAATTCGAAGAATAAACTGCTTGGATGCTAAAAGATTAGAGCAACAATGTAAGATTTATCGAAAAACAGCCAAGAAGAACTCTTTTTTTGCCTGTCTTTTTAATCCAAAAGCAAGAGAAGAAAACAAGCTGTTTGAAAAGGTGCTTCAACTCAATCTTTTTGACCCTGATTTTTATATTCTCCAGGCCCCTGATGTCCCTAAAGAAGAGGCTTTACGGCATTATTTCAGAGAAGGCTATGTTGCGGATCTAAACCCCAACCCTTATTTCGATACAGCTTTTTACATCAAACAAAATCCAGAGGTGACAGAACAAAATATCAATCCACTCATTCATTATATAGAAGAAGGAGCAATCAAAAGGAAAAATCCTAGCCCCTACTTTGATACCCAATATTACTTAGAACAGTATCCAGAAGTAGCCGAACAGCAATTAAATCCCCTTTCCCATTTTCTAATTCAAGGGAGAAAAGAGGGTAGACTCTCTCGACCTATTCTCAAAATTGGGTCTCGGATGCGTCCGAATCTGATGCTTAGAGAAGCTTCAAACAATCCCCCCTGTCCAGTCTGCGGTAAAGAGTTGCCAATCAAAACCTCTTCCACTCCCAGCTATGATCAGATCCTTTGTCCCTATTGCTATTCAAAAGAATTAGATTTCGAATTAAGCAAAAAATTGATTGAAGAACTGAATCTTCCGGCCAAATCTTTAAAAGAAGCAACCGAAAGCCTACAACAAACAAAACTTCTCCTCCTTGGCTTATCTAAACCAATGCAAGAGATTTTATCAGGTTGTAAAGAAGCCTTTTCTAGCCCAACTCTAGAACTGCAAAGTCCTGAGTCTATCCCTAGTGGATCTTTTGACATTGGAATTGGAGCCCTTCCTGAAACTTTTAGCTATGATAACTACCCAATCTTCGATGAAATCTATGTGGCTTTGAAACCCGGTGGCAAATTTATTTTTTCTTTGCCTCTTTACGCTAGCATACCTTTAACAGAGAAAGAAAAAGAGGGAGCCGAGCAAACCAAAATTACTTTGTCTCAGGCTCTCACTAACGAAAACAAACCTACCCCAATTGCCTTACAAATCTTAGAAAAACTAAAAGAAAGTGGCTTTCAGTTGATCAAACCTAGCGAAGTTGATCCTGATCTCCCTCTTCCGAAAGTCATCGTCATGGTAAAGAAGAGTTTTTAG
- a CDS encoding Slp family lipoprotein yields the protein MKYLKFLIFFPIVFLISCSPFSSTVKKETRGQPSFSQLLRNPQAYKGRVVMFGGTIAQTKNMKNLTLIEVIQKPLDSSSDRPLDTDRSGGRFLVATSKFLDPSIYSKDRAITVVGKVRGLQPGVIGKRSYNYPVIEATQIHLWSESYYYPGYYYPPGYFWGPGWGWGWGPGWGWGWGWGPGWWW from the coding sequence ATGAAGTATCTTAAATTCCTCATTTTTTTTCCCATAGTCTTCTTAATCTCGTGCAGTCCCTTTTCAAGTACCGTCAAAAAAGAAACTCGCGGTCAGCCCTCTTTCTCTCAGCTTTTAAGGAACCCTCAGGCCTACAAAGGCCGAGTCGTTATGTTTGGTGGCACAATCGCTCAAACAAAAAACATGAAAAACTTAACGCTCATTGAAGTCATTCAAAAGCCCTTAGATAGTTCCTCTGATAGGCCTCTGGACACAGATCGCAGTGGGGGAAGATTCCTTGTAGCTACATCCAAATTTCTTGATCCTTCCATCTACAGCAAGGATAGAGCCATTACCGTGGTAGGAAAGGTGCGTGGCCTACAGCCCGGAGTGATCGGGAAAAGATCGTATAACTATCCAGTCATTGAAGCCACTCAGATTCATCTTTGGTCAGAATCCTATTATTATCCAGGATATTATTATCCTCCAGGCTATTTTTGGGGTCCAGGCTGGGGTTGGGGTTGGGGCCCTGGCTGGGGCTGGGGATGGGGATGGGGTCCAGGTTGGTGGTGGTAA
- a CDS encoding PA0069 family radical SAM protein: MEDTPLKIERGWHGRAALSNPSNRFDSLKLVWEEEYTVGRKVQKTLFYEDPTSEILSYNQSPDLGFEISLNPYRGCEHGCIYCYARPTHEYLGFSLGVDFESRILVKTKAPLLLEKTLRSPKWRPRVVMVSGVTDCYQPCEAHFKLTRSCLEVFLKYHNPLTIISKSRLVCRDLDILKALAKENLLSVFLSVTTLDPKLAAILEPRASSPALRLETISSLARAGIPVGVMVAPIIPGLNDFEMPMILKSAAEAGASYAGYSLLRLPWGVRDLFLEWLAYHYPEKKEKVLCRIKDFREGKLTDSNFGSRFSGSGKIAAEFSQWFGCFLRKYGLTEKYKAIQQQKPDAGMDLFASL; the protein is encoded by the coding sequence GTGGAAGATACTCCTCTAAAAATTGAGCGTGGGTGGCATGGCAGAGCAGCACTTTCGAATCCCTCTAACCGATTTGATTCGCTCAAGTTAGTCTGGGAAGAGGAATATACAGTAGGTCGAAAGGTACAAAAGACCCTCTTTTATGAAGATCCAACTTCTGAAATTCTATCGTATAACCAAAGTCCAGACTTAGGATTTGAAATTAGCCTTAATCCTTATAGAGGTTGTGAACATGGCTGCATTTATTGCTATGCACGACCGACTCATGAGTATTTGGGTTTTTCTTTAGGGGTAGATTTTGAAAGCAGGATCCTTGTTAAAACAAAAGCCCCATTGCTATTGGAAAAAACTCTACGCTCTCCTAAATGGAGGCCTAGAGTGGTTATGGTCAGTGGGGTCACCGATTGTTATCAACCTTGCGAGGCCCATTTTAAGTTGACCCGAAGCTGTCTAGAGGTATTTCTTAAATATCATAATCCACTCACTATCATCTCTAAAAGTAGGCTTGTGTGCAGAGATCTGGACATCCTCAAAGCCTTAGCAAAAGAAAATCTGCTAAGTGTTTTTCTCTCCGTCACAACTCTTGATCCAAAATTGGCAGCCATACTAGAGCCGCGAGCAAGCTCTCCTGCTCTGAGACTTGAAACAATCTCTTCTCTGGCTCGCGCGGGCATCCCAGTGGGGGTCATGGTAGCACCTATAATTCCCGGATTAAATGACTTTGAAATGCCTATGATTTTAAAGTCGGCTGCTGAAGCTGGAGCTTCATATGCCGGCTACTCCCTATTGAGGTTGCCATGGGGAGTGCGTGATCTCTTTTTGGAGTGGCTTGCTTACCATTATCCTGAAAAAAAGGAAAAAGTCCTGTGTCGAATCAAAGACTTTAGAGAAGGAAAGCTAACGGATAGTAATTTTGGGTCAAGATTTTCTGGCAGCGGTAAAATAGCCGCTGAATTTAGCCAATGGTTTGGTTGTTTTTTACGCAAATATGGATTGACCGAAAAATACAAAGCCATTCAACAGCAAAAGCCTGATGCAGGAATGGATTTGTTTGCATCCTTATAA